The Flavobacteriales bacterium genome window below encodes:
- a CDS encoding slipin family protein produces MKRVRINIGKVGLVFRYGDFTRVITEGVHWIGLFDEVKLYDQTQPFYSTINLNILLRNTELVSMLEVVEVKESQIALQFEKDVFKGVLTAGSYAFWKGVIDHRFQLIDLSNYEIAADVEKDILTKPEVLRYVRVFVVESFEKGLMFVNGEFKKEMKAGVYYFWKNTDAISFQKVDLRQQQMEIPGQEILTKDKAALRVNFNVKYKVTDAQKALVENKDFEKQLYVAVQMALREFVGGLDLDELLERKESVSDFVLKEVKARAVVLGIEIADCGIKDIILPGEVKDIMNRVLIAQKQAQANIITRREETASTRSLLNTAKLMEDNEMLYKLKEMEYVEKIADKINSITLSGGGQVVNQLKEIFT; encoded by the coding sequence ATGAAACGAGTAAGAATTAACATCGGAAAAGTTGGTTTGGTATTCAGGTATGGCGATTTCACACGCGTTATTACCGAAGGTGTACATTGGATCGGTCTGTTTGACGAGGTCAAACTTTACGACCAGACCCAGCCTTTCTACTCCACCATCAACCTGAACATTCTTTTGCGAAACACCGAACTGGTCAGCATGCTTGAAGTGGTGGAAGTGAAAGAATCGCAGATAGCACTTCAGTTTGAGAAGGACGTTTTCAAAGGTGTGCTTACCGCAGGTTCGTACGCTTTCTGGAAAGGCGTGATCGATCATCGTTTTCAGTTGATCGACCTCTCGAACTACGAAATCGCAGCGGATGTTGAGAAAGACATCTTGACCAAACCTGAAGTATTGCGTTACGTGAGGGTTTTTGTGGTCGAGTCGTTTGAGAAAGGTCTGATGTTCGTGAATGGTGAGTTCAAGAAAGAAATGAAGGCGGGTGTGTACTACTTCTGGAAGAACACCGATGCCATCAGCTTTCAGAAAGTTGATCTGCGACAGCAGCAAATGGAGATCCCAGGTCAGGAAATTCTGACCAAGGACAAGGCTGCCTTGCGAGTGAACTTCAACGTGAAGTACAAGGTGACCGATGCACAGAAGGCGCTTGTTGAGAACAAGGACTTCGAGAAGCAACTGTACGTAGCCGTGCAAATGGCATTGCGTGAATTTGTTGGAGGCCTGGATCTGGACGAGCTGCTTGAACGCAAGGAATCCGTGAGCGACTTCGTGCTGAAAGAGGTGAAAGCCCGAGCGGTGGTGCTTGGTATCGAGATCGCAGATTGCGGTATCAAGGACATCATCCTGCCTGGCGAAGTGAAGGACATTATGAACCGTGTTCTCATTGCGCAGAAACAGGCACAGGCCAACATCATCACCCGAAGGGAAGAAACAGCCTCTACCAGAAGCTTGCTGAACACCGCCAAGCTGATGGAAGACAACGAGATGCTGTACAAGCTGAAGGAGATGGAATACGTTGAGAAGATCGCGGATAAGATCAATAGTATCACCCTCTCTGGAGGTGGTCAGGTTGTCAACCAACTGAAGGAGATCTTTACCTGA
- the metG gene encoding methionine--tRNA ligase, which yields MTAYKRHLITAALPYANGPIHLGHLAGAYLPSDIYVRYMRLKGEDVLFVCGSDEHGAAITIKAKKEGITPQEVVDRYDAIIRKSFADFGIDFDIYHRTSSKLHHETASNYFLELLEKDAFTVQESEQYFDEEAQQFLADRYITGTCPKCGHDSAFGDQCENCGSALSPTELIDPKSTLSGSKPVLKTTKHWYLPMQDHEQWLKEWINQGTLEGKQHHNPKEWKNHVVGQCNSWIDGGLQPRAMTRDLDWGVRVPVEGAEGKVLYVWLDAPIGYISATKQWALDNGKNWETYWKDEETRLVHFIGKDNIVFHCIIFPILLKAHGEFVLPNNVPANEFLNLEGQKLSTSRNWAVWLHEYLEEYPDRIDALRYCITSILPENKDSEFTWADYQARNNNELVAILGNFVNRAVVLTHKYFEGKVPTSDFDQDVLDEVKTHYGKVSENLDKFNFRQALSEAMNVSRIGNKYLADNEPWKTIKIDEAAAKKVIATSLAIAEHLKNLIAPFLPNTSEKLAQILNVSAPNWNAESTITEDHQLNKAELLFTKFEDEEVEKQVNKLKEASAAAKPIELEPAKPETTFDVFQKLDIRIATILEAEKVAKTKKLLKLKVDTGSDQRTVVSGIAEFYSPEEIIGKQVCLLANLAPRDIKGITSQGMILMAESPDGKLSFLLPSQAVANGSSIS from the coding sequence TTGACCGCATACAAACGACATCTGATCACAGCCGCACTGCCATACGCCAACGGCCCCATCCATTTGGGTCACTTGGCAGGCGCTTACCTGCCATCCGACATTTACGTTCGGTATATGCGTTTGAAGGGTGAAGATGTGCTTTTCGTGTGTGGTTCGGATGAGCACGGAGCGGCCATTACCATCAAGGCCAAAAAAGAAGGAATTACGCCACAGGAAGTAGTTGACCGCTACGATGCGATCATCCGAAAATCCTTTGCCGATTTTGGAATTGATTTCGACATCTATCATCGAACGTCCTCGAAGTTGCATCACGAAACGGCTTCCAACTACTTTTTGGAACTGCTGGAAAAAGATGCGTTCACCGTTCAGGAAAGCGAGCAGTATTTTGATGAGGAGGCGCAGCAGTTCCTGGCCGACCGATACATCACAGGAACGTGTCCGAAATGTGGCCACGATTCCGCATTTGGTGATCAATGCGAGAATTGCGGAAGTGCGTTGAGCCCAACAGAGCTCATCGACCCGAAATCAACACTTAGTGGCAGTAAACCCGTTTTGAAAACCACCAAGCACTGGTACTTGCCCATGCAGGACCACGAACAATGGTTGAAGGAATGGATCAACCAGGGAACGCTCGAAGGCAAGCAGCATCACAACCCCAAAGAGTGGAAAAACCACGTGGTCGGACAGTGCAATTCATGGATCGATGGTGGATTGCAACCGCGCGCCATGACACGCGACCTCGATTGGGGTGTCCGCGTTCCAGTTGAAGGTGCTGAAGGGAAAGTGCTTTACGTTTGGTTGGATGCACCCATAGGTTACATCAGTGCCACCAAGCAGTGGGCGCTCGACAATGGCAAGAACTGGGAAACGTACTGGAAAGACGAGGAAACGCGTTTGGTGCATTTCATCGGCAAGGACAATATTGTTTTCCATTGCATCATCTTCCCCATTTTGCTGAAAGCACATGGCGAGTTCGTTCTGCCAAATAATGTTCCCGCCAACGAGTTCTTGAATCTGGAAGGACAGAAGCTTTCCACTTCGCGCAACTGGGCAGTTTGGTTGCATGAGTACTTGGAGGAATATCCAGACAGGATTGACGCGTTGCGTTATTGTATCACTTCTATTCTTCCAGAAAACAAGGACAGCGAGTTCACGTGGGCTGATTATCAGGCACGGAACAATAACGAGTTGGTGGCCATTCTGGGCAACTTCGTGAACCGTGCCGTGGTGCTTACGCACAAGTACTTTGAAGGAAAAGTTCCCACTTCTGACTTCGACCAAGATGTGTTGGATGAAGTGAAAACCCACTACGGTAAGGTTTCGGAGAATTTAGACAAGTTCAATTTTCGTCAGGCATTGAGCGAAGCCATGAACGTGTCTCGTATCGGCAATAAATATCTGGCCGATAACGAACCTTGGAAGACAATCAAAATAGACGAAGCTGCGGCTAAAAAGGTCATTGCAACCTCACTGGCGATTGCCGAGCATTTAAAGAATTTGATTGCTCCATTCTTGCCAAACACTTCCGAAAAACTTGCTCAAATCCTTAATGTTTCAGCACCGAATTGGAATGCGGAAAGCACCATCACCGAAGATCATCAATTGAACAAGGCCGAACTGCTTTTCACCAAGTTTGAGGATGAAGAGGTTGAGAAGCAAGTGAATAAGCTGAAGGAAGCTTCGGCAGCGGCCAAACCAATTGAGCTGGAGCCTGCCAAACCGGAAACCACCTTCGATGTTTTCCAAAAACTCGACATCCGCATAGCGACCATACTTGAAGCTGAAAAAGTGGCGAAAACCAAAAAGCTGCTCAAACTGAAAGTGGATACGGGTTCTGATCAACGTACCGTTGTTTCCGGAATTGCAGAATTCTACTCGCCCGAAGAAATTATCGGAAAACAGGTCTGTCTGTTGGCCAACCTCGCCCCACGCGACATCAAAGGCATTACCAGCCAAGGCATGATCCTGATGGCAGAAAGTCCTGATGGAAAACTGTCTTTTTTGCTTCCGAGCCAAGCGGTAGCCAATGGCTCATCCATAAGTTAG
- a CDS encoding helix-turn-helix domain-containing protein, translated as MESEREVTFRTAFGERVRRLRIEKGLSQYQLADISNLDRSTIKRVEAGTINTTLETAKAIAEALGMTLSELVDLG; from the coding sequence ATGGAATCTGAACGGGAAGTAACATTTCGAACGGCATTTGGGGAGCGTGTGAGACGTTTACGAATTGAAAAGGGGCTAAGCCAATACCAACTGGCGGACATTAGCAATCTGGACAGGTCAACCATCAAAAGAGTGGAAGCTGGCACAATAAACACCACTTTGGAAACCGCAAAGGCTATTGCCGAGGCTCTCGGAATGACACTAAGCGAGTTGGTTGACCTTGGTTAA
- a CDS encoding type II toxin-antitoxin system RelE/ParE family toxin, with product MFSKKGHFEISLPADEDLEEIFIYTEEEFGTDQAVEYLTELDTVFYQLVGNPELGRERNEIKKGLRSFPSGSHVVFYRILADHVRIVRVLHGSRDLPRHF from the coding sequence ATGTTCAGCAAAAAAGGACATTTTGAAATTTCTCTTCCAGCGGATGAAGACCTGGAAGAAATATTCATCTATACGGAAGAGGAATTCGGAACGGATCAGGCCGTTGAGTATCTGACGGAACTTGATACCGTCTTCTATCAATTGGTGGGCAATCCCGAACTCGGCAGGGAAAGGAATGAGATAAAGAAAGGTCTGCGGAGTTTTCCTTCGGGCTCGCATGTCGTGTTCTATCGCATCCTCGCAGACCACGTCAGAATTGTTCGCGTGCTGCATGGAAGCCGTGATCTGCCAAGACATTTCTAA
- a CDS encoding LD-carboxypeptidase, giving the protein MKIPPFLKPGSTIGIVATARKLTWEEVEPTIGVLADAGFTVRTGQRMFGAQNQFSGSDEDRAADMQRMLDDPDINAILCARGGYGTVRIIDKLDFSEFVKHPKWLCGFSDITVLHAHINQNYGVATLHSSMPLSMKDLPEDHVQITTLINSLKGDLPSYEFASHPLNRNGVMEGEIVGGNLSVLYSILGSKSGIKTDGKILFLEDLDEYLYHIDRMMMNLKRNGKLDNLKGLIIGGMSDMNDNAIPFGKTAEEIIRAAVEEYDYPICFNFPAGHIDDNRALVLGKKAAVRITDSGSQFQYVS; this is encoded by the coding sequence ATGAAAATTCCACCATTTCTTAAACCTGGAAGCACAATCGGTATCGTTGCAACAGCACGTAAACTGACCTGGGAAGAAGTAGAACCGACCATTGGTGTTTTGGCTGATGCAGGTTTCACGGTTCGAACGGGACAACGCATGTTCGGGGCGCAGAATCAGTTTTCGGGAAGTGATGAAGATCGGGCTGCCGACATGCAGCGCATGTTGGATGACCCCGACATCAACGCCATTCTTTGTGCACGCGGTGGTTATGGAACGGTACGAATCATTGACAAACTTGATTTCTCGGAGTTTGTGAAGCACCCGAAATGGCTGTGCGGATTCAGCGATATCACTGTTCTGCATGCGCACATCAACCAGAATTACGGGGTTGCAACGTTGCACAGTTCCATGCCTTTGAGCATGAAAGATCTGCCCGAAGACCATGTGCAGATCACCACACTCATCAACTCGTTGAAAGGTGATTTACCGAGCTACGAATTTGCATCGCATCCGCTCAACCGAAATGGTGTAATGGAAGGCGAGATTGTTGGTGGAAATCTGTCGGTTCTGTATTCCATTCTTGGTTCAAAATCAGGCATCAAAACAGATGGAAAAATTCTGTTTTTGGAAGATCTGGATGAGTATCTCTATCACATTGATCGCATGATGATGAACCTCAAACGCAACGGGAAATTGGACAACTTGAAAGGTTTGATCATTGGCGGCATGAGCGACATGAACGACAATGCGATTCCGTTCGGTAAAACGGCTGAAGAGATCATTCGCGCAGCGGTGGAAGAATACGATTATCCCATTTGTTTCAATTTCCCCGCAGGGCATATTGACGACAACCGCGCACTTGTTTTAGGCAAAAAAGCCGCTGTCCGAATTACAGACAGCGGCTCGCAGTTCCAATATGTATCGTAA
- a CDS encoding type II toxin-antitoxin system ParD family antitoxin, with amino-acid sequence MNVSFTEKQEKYIAEQIKSGDFQNASEVVRDALRLHEALRNRMIEDLRKEIEKGWSGPASKRSVKDIIKTRTR; translated from the coding sequence ATGAACGTCAGTTTCACGGAAAAGCAGGAAAAGTACATCGCTGAGCAGATCAAATCGGGCGATTTTCAGAATGCCAGCGAGGTAGTGCGCGATGCGCTCAGACTGCATGAGGCCCTGAGAAACCGTATGATCGAGGATCTGAGAAAGGAAATCGAGAAAGGATGGTCTGGGCCAGCAAGCAAGCGCAGTGTCAAGGATATTATCAAGACCCGAACCCGTTAG
- a CDS encoding WYL domain-containing protein, translated as MPVNRNALIRYKTIDKCLQNHYRQWTLEDLIDAVSDALYEYEGIDKGVSRRTVQGDIQMMRSDKLGYNAPIVVTDKKYYTYEDRDYSITNIPITDQDLGRLMETVEFLKEFKGFSHFKELDAMVQKLEDHVYAQKTHQKPVIDMEKNENLKGLDFLEPLYQAIIKKHVIRLTYQSFKARHPQTFEFHPYLLKEFRNRWFLIGAKGRQAQLMTPALDRIIQIEYSDAVYWDRPDFNAEDYFRDAIGVSVSPSLKPMEVDFFVNHTHAPYVMTKPLHWSQQLLERDHYGMTFRIHVQHNFELEKELLAFGDGLMVIKPERLKRSIRDRLEGAIDLYNTDLNEKGLISASRKMKHKGFGILNHVYSQRAIKQMNRLLEKAFDAESNQNYVKRGLLEAIPELKPMLFNKNLQRVVSSVDPKAFLVKAIYMNKQPSANWSVGWHQDRTIHVKQKAEVEGFTGWAERDDVISVLPPVEINRNVFTIRVHLDDADRENGCLRVMPGSHNKILSTDEIKTITENSIPYDCEISAGGVLLMKPLLLHSSNRSAKQKPRRVLHLEFSSSELPDGLEWAEKM; from the coding sequence ATGCCTGTAAATCGGAACGCGCTTATTCGCTACAAGACCATTGATAAGTGTTTGCAGAACCATTATCGCCAATGGACATTGGAAGATCTGATTGATGCCGTTTCGGATGCGTTGTATGAATATGAAGGCATTGACAAAGGCGTGAGCCGGAGAACGGTGCAGGGTGATATTCAGATGATGCGCAGCGATAAGTTGGGGTACAATGCGCCCATTGTTGTCACCGATAAGAAGTATTACACCTACGAAGACCGCGATTACAGTATCACCAACATTCCAATTACTGACCAAGACCTTGGTCGTTTGATGGAGACCGTGGAGTTTCTGAAGGAGTTCAAAGGGTTTTCGCACTTCAAGGAATTGGATGCGATGGTGCAGAAGCTCGAAGACCACGTTTACGCGCAGAAAACGCATCAGAAACCGGTGATCGATATGGAAAAGAATGAGAACCTGAAAGGGTTGGATTTCTTGGAGCCGCTGTATCAGGCCATCATCAAAAAGCACGTCATTCGGCTTACGTACCAATCATTCAAGGCACGTCATCCGCAGACATTCGAGTTTCATCCGTATCTGTTGAAGGAGTTCCGAAACCGTTGGTTTCTCATCGGAGCCAAGGGCAGACAGGCGCAACTTATGACTCCAGCCTTGGACAGAATAATTCAGATCGAGTATTCAGATGCTGTCTATTGGGATAGGCCTGATTTCAATGCCGAAGATTATTTCAGAGATGCGATCGGGGTTTCGGTCAGTCCATCTTTAAAGCCGATGGAGGTTGATTTTTTCGTGAATCACACGCATGCGCCATACGTGATGACGAAACCGTTGCACTGGTCACAACAGCTGCTGGAGAGAGACCATTACGGCATGACATTCAGAATTCATGTTCAGCACAATTTTGAGTTGGAGAAAGAACTTTTGGCCTTTGGAGATGGCTTGATGGTCATTAAACCGGAGCGACTCAAAAGAAGCATACGCGATAGATTGGAAGGGGCTATTGACCTCTATAATACCGATCTGAATGAAAAGGGGTTGATCAGTGCTTCGCGAAAGATGAAACACAAGGGTTTCGGAATTCTGAATCATGTGTATTCCCAGCGCGCCATCAAGCAGATGAACCGATTGTTGGAAAAGGCGTTTGACGCGGAGAGCAATCAGAATTATGTGAAGCGGGGCTTGCTCGAGGCCATTCCTGAGCTCAAGCCGATGTTGTTCAACAAGAATTTGCAGCGCGTGGTATCGTCTGTCGACCCGAAGGCGTTTTTGGTAAAAGCCATTTACATGAACAAGCAACCGAGTGCCAATTGGTCGGTAGGTTGGCATCAGGATAGAACCATTCATGTGAAGCAAAAAGCGGAGGTTGAAGGATTCACTGGCTGGGCCGAGCGCGATGATGTCATCAGCGTGCTGCCACCGGTCGAGATCAATCGCAACGTCTTCACCATTCGAGTTCATTTAGATGATGCGGACCGGGAGAATGGATGTTTGCGCGTAATGCCGGGAAGTCACAATAAAATTCTATCAACGGATGAGATAAAAACCATCACAGAAAACAGCATTCCGTACGATTGCGAAATTTCGGCAGGAGGCGTGTTGCTGATGAAGCCGTTGTTGCTTCACTCTTCCAATCGCTCAGCGAAACAGAAACCGAGAAGGGTGCTGCACTTGGAGTTTTCGTCCTCCGAATTGCCTGATGGTTTGGAGTGGGCGGAGAAAATGTAG
- a CDS encoding tyrosine-type recombinase/integrase: protein MSSSIKVIFRKISKDDTLGYLFLQRVENRKSSVRSLKLPPLDIKYWDKVKQRVKKSVKIDYQGYNDTIEQHLSVVLADGRSFDTYDGANSKASFLAFYQGYLNSAKLKDKTGTRIKLQTVYKKLKKFLASESKTDLLFSELTQDFLDQFRFYMKKGGMESNTATHYLKILQVIYGHAKKDKSVIVGNNPFYSYDYGRKQPKRKESLYRDDITKLIDSKIDIPRLSKARDLFLFQFFTGGMRVSDLVTLRYGNLHNGRIVYNMFKTNAIVDIAITDIILDLLKRLLGLEVDVNAPIEAQADVSALQQERLRLLQQMQYGMLPTPPYGFPDELIGNVPLSVAIDKSYWLHSAKVIMSMTLEELKTELGCLCKFVESEGRITYSLYKFDFSSLYANYELFYKSLVTQIKTRIAELNRIHFDNSVGVINEFATNERTSTRFVFGMLKDSDFANVGKQNDFSIIDEQQYLKVTKAGIVYNRHLKQLQKHIGIDRTFSTHLPRTSFANIMMNSGASTMDVSKAMAHSSLGVTDAYLKTGFNDGRTDSVLKALGDQFDL, encoded by the coding sequence ATGAGTTCAAGTATCAAGGTCATATTTCGCAAAATTAGTAAAGATGACACTCTTGGCTACTTGTTCCTTCAGCGAGTTGAAAACCGCAAAAGCAGTGTAAGGTCATTAAAACTGCCTCCATTAGACATTAAGTACTGGGATAAGGTCAAACAAAGGGTCAAGAAGTCGGTTAAAATTGATTACCAGGGATACAACGACACTATTGAGCAGCACCTTTCGGTGGTGTTGGCTGATGGTAGGTCGTTCGACACATACGATGGTGCCAACAGTAAGGCATCATTTCTAGCGTTTTACCAAGGGTATTTGAACAGTGCGAAGCTGAAGGATAAAACGGGTACGCGAATAAAACTTCAGACCGTGTACAAAAAACTAAAGAAGTTCTTGGCATCGGAGAGCAAGACGGATTTGTTGTTCTCCGAGTTGACCCAAGATTTCTTAGACCAATTTCGGTTCTATATGAAGAAGGGGGGCATGGAATCCAATACTGCCACTCATTATCTCAAAATATTACAGGTTATCTATGGTCACGCGAAAAAGGACAAAAGCGTGATTGTTGGGAACAACCCTTTCTATTCATATGATTATGGGCGTAAACAACCGAAAAGGAAGGAAAGTTTGTACCGAGATGACATAACTAAACTTATAGATTCTAAAATTGATATTCCTCGCTTATCTAAGGCTCGCGACCTATTTCTATTTCAGTTCTTCACAGGTGGAATGAGGGTGTCAGACCTCGTTACTCTGAGGTATGGAAATCTTCATAATGGTAGAATCGTCTATAATATGTTCAAAACCAATGCGATTGTCGATATTGCTATTACGGACATCATTTTGGATTTATTAAAGCGGCTGCTGGGGCTTGAAGTGGATGTAAATGCTCCGATAGAGGCTCAGGCTGATGTTAGTGCACTCCAACAAGAACGGCTACGGCTTTTACAACAAATGCAATATGGCATGTTACCGACACCACCGTATGGGTTTCCAGATGAATTGATTGGAAATGTGCCACTTAGCGTAGCTATTGACAAGTCGTATTGGTTGCATTCAGCAAAGGTCATCATGTCTATGACATTGGAAGAACTAAAGACAGAACTGGGCTGTCTTTGTAAGTTTGTTGAATCAGAAGGACGTATCACGTATTCTTTATACAAGTTTGACTTTAGCTCTCTCTATGCGAACTATGAGCTATTCTACAAGAGCCTCGTCACGCAAATAAAAACCCGAATAGCCGAACTCAACAGGATTCATTTTGATAATAGCGTTGGCGTTATTAATGAGTTCGCAACAAACGAACGAACCTCCACTAGATTCGTTTTTGGAATGCTTAAAGATTCGGACTTTGCCAACGTTGGTAAGCAGAACGATTTCTCCATCATAGACGAACAGCAGTACCTAAAAGTCACCAAAGCTGGTATTGTTTACAATCGCCACCTGAAGCAGTTACAGAAGCACATTGGAATCGATAGGACGTTCAGCACTCATTTACCAAGGACTTCTTTTGCAAACATTATGATGAATTCTGGTGCTTCAACCATGGATGTTTCTAAAGCAATGGCACATTCTTCATTGGGTGTCACAGATGCATATCTTAAGACAGGGTTTAACGATGGTCGAACGGATAGTGTATTGAAAGCACTGGGAGACCAATTCGATTTGTGA